The following coding sequences are from one Acaryochloris thomasi RCC1774 window:
- a CDS encoding DEAD/DEAH box helicase → MTHSFSQLGLSQHRVECLEALDFKEPTPIQAQTIPLLLEGKDMVGQAQTGTGKTAAFALPILERVDPASGAIQALILTPTRELAVQVRQAIHSFKSDRDLRVLAIYGGQAIDRQISQLRRGVQVVVGTPGRMLDLLSRGELSLAQVQWFVLDEADEMLNMGFIPDVRKILKQIPKERQTAFFSATMPPEIYKLTKQFLNDPVTITVEQPKAAPSRINQIAYKIPRVWARPTVLQAVLELENPASAIIFVRTRRDAANLTQQLQGAGYSADEYHGDLSQGQRERLLGRFRQGQIRWVVATDIAARGIHVDDLTHVINYDLPDSPESYVHRIGRTGRAGNEGTAISLIHPLDLWKLRGIEKHVNQTIPVLPTPTRSQIEAQRIEQLTEEIHGILTGERLASFLPLVSQLGEEYDTSAVAAAALQMAFDRYPAVGEKLDALNSPKPVKKTPPPSPIKRRSSGVASS, encoded by the coding sequence ATGACCCATTCGTTTAGCCAGCTCGGTCTTTCGCAGCATCGTGTCGAGTGTCTTGAGGCTTTAGACTTTAAAGAGCCGACCCCGATTCAGGCGCAAACCATTCCCCTGTTGCTGGAAGGGAAGGATATGGTTGGTCAGGCTCAGACCGGTACCGGTAAAACTGCAGCTTTTGCTTTGCCGATTTTAGAGCGTGTCGATCCAGCATCGGGTGCGATTCAGGCTTTAATTTTGACGCCCACTCGAGAACTCGCGGTTCAGGTGCGCCAAGCTATTCATTCTTTTAAAAGCGATCGCGACCTCAGGGTGCTTGCTATCTACGGTGGACAAGCTATTGATCGCCAGATTTCTCAGCTTCGTCGCGGTGTTCAAGTGGTGGTCGGTACTCCGGGACGGATGTTAGACCTGCTCAGTCGTGGCGAACTCTCTTTGGCTCAGGTCCAGTGGTTTGTCCTCGACGAAGCTGATGAGATGCTGAATATGGGATTTATCCCTGATGTTCGTAAGATCCTGAAGCAAATTCCGAAGGAGCGACAGACGGCGTTCTTCTCAGCGACGATGCCGCCAGAGATCTACAAGCTCACGAAGCAGTTCCTAAACGATCCGGTCACGATCACGGTGGAGCAGCCTAAGGCTGCACCCTCTCGCATCAATCAAATTGCCTATAAGATTCCTCGGGTTTGGGCGCGTCCGACTGTTTTGCAGGCGGTCTTAGAGCTAGAGAACCCAGCCTCTGCGATTATCTTTGTTCGCACCCGTCGAGATGCAGCCAATCTAACTCAGCAGCTTCAGGGGGCAGGCTACAGTGCCGATGAGTATCATGGCGACTTGAGCCAGGGGCAGAGAGAGCGCCTGCTCGGCCGATTCCGTCAGGGCCAGATTCGTTGGGTTGTCGCTACCGATATTGCTGCTCGTGGAATTCACGTTGACGATTTAACTCACGTGATTAACTATGATTTGCCTGATAGCCCTGAGAGCTATGTGCATCGCATTGGCCGCACTGGCCGAGCCGGAAACGAAGGAACCGCTATTTCTTTAATTCACCCGCTTGATCTTTGGAAGTTGCGTGGGATTGAGAAGCACGTCAATCAGACGATTCCGGTTCTGCCGACGCCGACGCGATCGCAAATCGAAGCTCAGCGCATTGAACAGCTCACTGAAGAGATTCACGGCATTTTGACTGGGGAAAGATTAGCTTCCTTCCTGCCACTGGTTTCTCAATTGGGTGAAGAGTACGACACGAGTGCGGTGGCGGCGGCGGCTCTACAGATGGCCTTTGATCGCTATCCGGCTGTGGGTGAGAAGCTGGACGCTCTCAACTCACCGAAGCCAGTGAAGAAGACGCCTCCCCCTAGTCCGATTAAGCGCCGTAGTTCTGGCGTAGCCTCTAGCTAG